In one Methylocaldum szegediense genomic region, the following are encoded:
- the panD gene encoding aspartate 1-decarboxylase, which produces MQTMMLKAKLHRARVTHSELEYEGSCAIDGLLLDCSGIKEYEQIQIYNINNGERFTTYAIRAQEGSGIISVNGAAARLAAPGDLVIICAYVGLNQNELIGYKPTLIYLGENNQIVRSSHAIPVQAA; this is translated from the coding sequence ATGCAAACGATGATGCTTAAAGCAAAGTTACATAGAGCTCGAGTGACACACTCTGAACTCGAATATGAGGGCTCTTGTGCCATTGACGGTTTGCTACTCGATTGCTCAGGCATCAAGGAATACGAGCAAATTCAGATTTATAACATCAATAATGGTGAACGGTTTACGACTTATGCGATCCGTGCTCAAGAGGGATCAGGCATAATTTCTGTTAACGGTGCGGCCGCCCGACTTGCCGCTCCGGGCGACTTGGTAATCATATGTGCCTATGTCGGCCTGAATCAAAACGAGCTTATAGGCTATAAACCCACGCTGATTTATTTAGGGGAAAATAACCAGATCGTCCGTTCAAGTCATGCCATTCCAGTCCAAGCGGCATGA
- the tatA gene encoding twin-arginine translocase TatA/TatE family subunit: MGIGVWELLLLFLIVLLLFGTKRLRNIGSDLGSAIKSFRNAMSEGDDEKPGRTIDGEAVHENKDKP, from the coding sequence ATGGGTATAGGCGTCTGGGAATTGCTGCTCCTCTTCCTGATTGTGCTGTTGTTGTTCGGCACCAAGCGGTTACGAAATATCGGTAGCGATCTAGGGTCGGCGATAAAGAGTTTTCGTAATGCGATGAGCGAAGGGGACGACGAGAAACCGGGGCGAACGATCGACGGAGAGGCTGTCCACGAAAACAAGGATAAGCCCTGA
- the tatB gene encoding Sec-independent protein translocase protein TatB produces the protein MFDIGFWELVLVGVVSLLVFGPERLPKVAREVALWIRRARAMANSVKQEIDRELQLEELRQSLLEEKRKVELLSMPVRHNQKENQEPKADSDDADEKVIASKSSDGEP, from the coding sequence ATGTTCGACATAGGCTTTTGGGAATTGGTTCTAGTTGGCGTTGTGTCGCTTCTGGTGTTTGGTCCGGAGCGTCTTCCTAAAGTTGCTAGGGAAGTCGCACTTTGGATTCGTAGGGCTAGAGCGATGGCCAATTCGGTCAAGCAAGAGATTGACCGTGAGCTTCAATTGGAGGAACTGCGTCAATCATTGCTAGAAGAAAAGCGGAAAGTGGAGTTGCTATCCATGCCGGTTCGGCACAATCAGAAGGAGAATCAGGAGCCCAAAGCCGATTCGGACGACGCGGACGAGAAAGTGATTGCTTCTAAGAGCAGCGATGGCGAACCGTAA
- the tatC gene encoding twin-arginine translocase subunit TatC — translation MANRNKQGQQQIEEDIEQPFISHLVELRDRLLRCIFVVLFVFLSMAYFANDIYAYLAGPLMKHLPPGSQMIAIDVASPFLTPFKLTLVAAVFLSVPYILYQAWAFVAPGLYAHERRLVLPLLVTSTVLFYGGMAFAYYVVFPLIFGFLTATAPDGVAVMTDITHYLDFVLTLFFAFGVSFEVPIATIVLIWSGISTRESLSEKRPYIIVAAFVIGMVLSPPDVVSQCLLAVPIWLLFELGLVFSRLFRPRRAEQLVELQDE, via the coding sequence ATGGCGAACCGTAACAAGCAAGGTCAGCAACAGATAGAAGAAGACATCGAGCAGCCCTTTATTTCTCATCTGGTGGAATTGCGGGACAGGTTGCTGCGCTGCATTTTCGTAGTTTTATTCGTCTTTCTGAGCATGGCTTATTTTGCCAATGACATTTACGCCTATTTGGCCGGGCCGCTCATGAAGCATTTGCCGCCGGGGTCGCAAATGATTGCGATCGATGTCGCCTCGCCATTCCTGACGCCTTTCAAACTCACTTTGGTGGCGGCGGTATTTTTGTCGGTGCCTTATATTCTCTACCAGGCTTGGGCTTTTGTTGCTCCAGGTTTATACGCGCATGAGCGCCGATTGGTTCTGCCGCTTCTGGTTACGAGTACAGTGCTGTTTTACGGCGGTATGGCGTTCGCCTACTATGTCGTCTTTCCCTTGATCTTCGGGTTTCTCACCGCTACGGCGCCGGACGGTGTCGCGGTAATGACGGACATCACGCATTACCTGGATTTCGTACTGACCTTGTTCTTCGCTTTCGGCGTGTCGTTTGAAGTTCCGATAGCGACCATCGTCCTGATCTGGAGCGGCATCTCGACGCGTGAAAGCCTGTCCGAAAAACGCCCGTACATCATTGTGGCCGCGTTCGTCATCGGAATGGTACTTTCTCCGCCGGATGTAGTGTCACAATGTCTTCTCGCAGTACCGATCTGGCTGCTGTTCGAGCTGGGACTGGTGTTTTCCAGGTTGTTCCGGCCCAGACGGGCAGAGCAGCTCGTAGAACTACAGGACGAGTAG
- a CDS encoding SAM hydrolase/SAM-dependent halogenase family protein, producing the protein MIFLFTDFGTEGPYLGQMEAVLRLQAPGVDIVNLVSNAPMGEPRWSSYLLAALCRQLPVGSVFLAVVDPGVGGERLPVVLHADGRWFVGPDNGLLNTVAVHSNETHWRIIEWRPTSLSSSFHGRDLFAPITARIANHDFSWSSRDYQKPGLDEWPSDISEIVYFDHYGNAITGLRHRKEYDGMALRVNGQRLAQANTFCSVPVGQAFWYRNSMGLVEIAVNRGRADRELGLSLGTLISFES; encoded by the coding sequence ATGATTTTTCTGTTTACGGATTTTGGCACCGAAGGACCTTATCTGGGACAAATGGAAGCGGTGCTGCGATTGCAGGCTCCGGGCGTCGATATCGTAAACCTCGTCAGCAACGCGCCAATGGGCGAACCCCGCTGGAGTTCGTACTTACTGGCCGCCCTGTGCAGGCAACTTCCCGTCGGGAGCGTGTTTCTGGCCGTGGTCGATCCCGGTGTCGGCGGCGAACGGTTGCCGGTTGTTCTGCATGCGGATGGACGGTGGTTCGTTGGGCCGGACAACGGTCTCTTGAATACGGTGGCGGTACATTCGAATGAAACGCACTGGCGGATCATCGAATGGCGCCCAACATCGCTTTCGTCGAGTTTCCACGGCCGTGACCTTTTCGCCCCTATTACGGCACGTATCGCCAATCACGATTTCAGCTGGAGCAGCCGTGACTATCAAAAACCGGGTTTGGATGAATGGCCGTCGGACATCTCCGAAATCGTCTATTTCGATCATTATGGCAATGCCATAACAGGGCTACGTCACAGAAAGGAGTACGACGGCATGGCGCTTCGTGTGAACGGCCAGCGATTGGCTCAAGCGAACACCTTTTGTTCGGTGCCTGTCGGGCAGGCCTTCTGGTATCGAAATTCGATGGGACTGGTCGAGATCGCTGTTAACCGTGGCCGCGCCGACCGCGAGCTAGGGCTTTCGCTCGGCACGCTCATTTCGTTCGAGTCGTAG
- a CDS encoding alpha/beta hydrolase, translating to MSRRSFGILLIIPLAFSLSGCASLLFYPDQTMRLTPKTLGLEYEDVNLTTPDGVKLHGWFLSAQNEPRGTIFFLHGNAENISTHIHSVAWLPGQGYQVFLLDYRGYGLSEGSPDLPDVLTDVATGFRWLLSEPRVADRDLYLLGQSLGATLGAYFVGANPEARARLSAIVLDAPFASYRELTREKLALFPVTWPLQYPLSLLMPDDYSPIKNIAKLSPLPLLIICSETDDIVPARHSAALFEAAGEPKALWITRGPHIGTFGQENNRRRVLTFLEEYKRNASPAVGAPTTRTK from the coding sequence ATGTCCCGGCGCTCGTTCGGGATTCTTTTGATTATCCCGCTCGCCTTTAGTCTTTCCGGATGCGCCAGCCTTCTCTTTTACCCGGACCAAACAATGCGGCTGACGCCCAAAACACTCGGTCTCGAATACGAAGACGTCAACCTAACCACACCGGATGGCGTTAAATTGCACGGCTGGTTCTTGTCAGCGCAGAATGAACCGCGCGGAACCATATTCTTCCTGCACGGCAACGCTGAAAACATCAGCACTCACATTCATAGCGTCGCCTGGTTGCCGGGTCAGGGATACCAAGTTTTTCTCCTCGATTACCGCGGCTACGGCTTATCCGAAGGCTCGCCCGATCTGCCGGATGTGCTGACCGATGTCGCCACCGGCTTTCGATGGCTCTTGAGCGAACCGCGCGTAGCCGACAGAGACTTGTACCTCTTAGGCCAAAGCCTGGGAGCGACCCTAGGGGCCTATTTCGTAGGTGCGAATCCAGAAGCCCGCGCTCGGCTATCTGCGATCGTCCTGGACGCGCCGTTTGCAAGCTATCGCGAACTTACCCGTGAAAAACTTGCCCTATTCCCCGTGACCTGGCCGCTCCAATATCCGCTCTCGCTCCTGATGCCGGACGATTACAGTCCGATCAAAAATATCGCCAAGCTGTCGCCGTTGCCGCTACTCATCATCTGCAGCGAGACCGACGATATCGTACCCGCCCGCCATAGCGCCGCGCTGTTCGAAGCAGCCGGCGAACCAAAGGCGCTCTGGATCACTCGCGGCCCCCACATCGGCACCTTTGGACAAGAGAACAACCGTCGACGCGTACTAACTTTTCTCGAAGAGTATAAACGCAACGCGTCCCCAGCCGTCGGTGCCCCTACGACTCGAACGAAATGA